The genomic stretch AATGGACATGATAGCTGAAGCTATTAAAATATTTTGTAGTCTTGATCCCATACTGCGTAAAGTTCCCCTACCTCCTTGAGTAAAAAACCATTCTTTAACTCTTTCAGCGTGGATAGGTTCAAAGGTACGGCGTAACTGCCAAGGTGGCCCATAGTAATCAGGTCGAGTACGATATTGATCTAATAAACTACGGATTTGACGGGTTTCTTCTTTAAAGTTTTTTTCGACAAATTGAGGGTTAGGATTATTGTTTTGGGGAATGGGGATAGGATTGGGAGTTTTTTCCCATGATTGAGAGTTGTTACTCGGTAATTCTAACTGTTCGGCTGCAGCGGCTAAGTCTTGTAAACTACCAACTAAATAATCTTTGAAACCTTGTACTCGAATAGCTAAGTCTTGAGAAACTCCGGAAAAAGTTGTTTTCATTTCTCGATCGATTTTCTCTTTTCGGCGTTCTAATTTTTGAATTTGCAACTCTAAATCTTGTTTTTTTTGTTCTAATTCTTTTAGTCCTTCTTGAAGTAACAAATTGATATTTTCTCTAATTTTTTCTTGATCTTTTATCAAGTTTTGTTTTTGAATTTCTAAGGTTTTAATTTCTGTTATTAAGTCTTGATTTTCTATTGATATATCGTCGATTATTTCTCTCTCAGTTTCTTCCCATTTAACTTCGATTTTGTCATGTTCTAAAAC from Geminocystis sp. NIES-3709 encodes the following:
- a CDS encoding DUF3086 domain-containing protein, which codes for MSDIKKELQEKNIDLDYSNDDDLWEAQSEKTSTINLETESIEFEESTVNSSANIEELTINPSSDFQEKENHSYDAHEVNNTELENLSIEEMEIDLEQKNETNSVLEHDKIEVKWEETEREIIDDISIENQDLITEIKTLEIQKQNLIKDQEKIRENINLLLQEGLKELEQKKQDLELQIQKLERRKEKIDREMKTTFSGVSQDLAIRVQGFKDYLVGSLQDLAAAAEQLELPSNNSQSWEKTPNPIPIPQNNNPNPQFVEKNFKEETRQIRSLLDQYRTRPDYYGPPWQLRRTFEPIHAERVKEWFFTQGGRGTLRSMGSRLQNILIASAIMSILSQLYGDRARTLILADTPERLGEWRRGLQDCLGISRSDFGPNRGVVLFETSEALIQKGDRIVEEKDLPLIIMDQTDDKVSLSLLKFPLWLAFAPEQTTQSSNYYY